AAACACgcagactgttgaatgtcttttaaagtctggcgctgatcttaatataaaaaatgagaaaggcCCAAGTCCACTTCATGTTGCAGCTTGGAAAGGACACACACAGACTGTcgaatgtcttttaaagtctggcactgatgttaatataagaaataattatggTAACACTCCCCTTCATTTAGTAGCTTTGGAAGGAAACACAGAGACTGTTGAACGACTTATACAGTCTGGCATTGATGTTAATATAGGAAATAATGATGGCGAAACTCCCCTTTATTTAGCAGCTTGGAGTGGAAACAcacagactgttgaatgtcttttaaagtctggcgctgatcttaatataaaaaatgaaaaaggtgcAAGTCCACTTCATGTTGCAGCTCGGAAAGGACACACACAGACTGTcgaatgtcttttaaagtctggcgctgatattaatataaaaaatgagaaaggtGCAAGTCCACTTCATGTTGCAGCTCGGAAAGGACACACACAGACTGTcgaatgtcttttaaagtctggcactgatgttaatataagaaataattatggTGAAACTCCCCTTTATTTAGCAGCTCGGAAAGGACACACagagactgttgaatgtcttgTACAGTCTGGCATTGATGTTAATATGGGAAATAATGATGGCGAAACTCCCCTTTCTTTAGCAGCTTGGAGTGGAAACAcacagactgttgaatgtcttttaaagtctggcgctgatcttaatataaaaaatgagaaaggtgcaagtccacttcattttgcAGCTCGGAAAGGACACACACAGACTGTcgaatgtcttttaaagtctggcactgatgttaatataagaaataattatggTAACACTCcccttcatttagcagctttgGAAGGACACACACAGACTGTcgaatgtcttttaaagtctggCGCTGATCTTAATATAAACAATGAGAAATGTGCAAGTCCACTTCATGTTGCAGCTTTGAAAGGACACACACAGACTGTcgaatgtcttttaaagtctggcactgatgttaatataagaaataattatggTAACACTCcccttcatttagcagctttgGAAGGAAACACagagactgttgaatgtcttttaaagtctggcgctgatcttaatataaaaaatgagaaaggaGCAAGTCCACTTCATGCTGCGGCTTGGAAAGGACACACACAGACTGTcgaatgtcttttaaagtctggcactgatgttaatataagaaataattatggTAACACTCcccttcatttagcagctttgGAAGGAAACAcacagactgttgaatgtcttttaaagtctggCGCTGAtcttaatataagaaataattatggTGACACTCcccttcatttagcagctttgGAAGGACGCACagagactgttgaatgtcttttaaagtctggcgcagatcttaatataaaaaatgagaaaggtGCAAGTCCACTTCATGTTGCAGCTTGGAAAGGACACACACAGACTGTcgaatgtcttttaaagtctggcactgatgttaatataagaaataattatggTGACACTCCCCTTCATTTTGCAGCTTTGGAAGGAAACACAGAGACTGTTGAACGACTTATACAGTCTGGCATTAATGTTAATATAGGAAATAATGATGGCGAAACTCCCCTTTATTTAGCAGCTTGGAGTGGAAACAcacagactgttgaatgtcttttaaagtctggcgctgaaatgaaaattgaaattttctggTGTAAAAAAACGGTCTAGATGGTCTAGAACGGTCTAGGTGTAAAAAAAGGTCCCCATGAAGGTTAATAGAACAAGTAATTTGAACTTTGAGAGGGATCTTAATAAGATATTTAGAATGTtcaataaacatattttattttggacTCAAATTTTAGTAAGGTAAGTTTGTTTCTCTTCTTCCAGTTCGCCATTTCACGAACTGACAAAGTGAAGAAAAAGACTGGTTATTGTCACGAGGCAGACAAAGGGATGagaataagtttttttacaGAGCTAATTGGTTGTAACATGGTTTTAGGgaggtttgccccccccccctgtaacgtttgtctgactcgtaaacacgtaaaaaaaaaatcgattttaacaaatttttatgcgtttttagtttttttttgtgtaacccccccccctccgaacgAAAtccttaagtaaaaaaataaaaaattcctggGTACGGTCCCGGTTGAAGGGTAATATTAGGAAGCACTAATCTGtaaattcttataaatttttttttttttgtttcaaaaattctgtgtattagatttattttaatttcgtaAGTGATTTTAAGGATGTGCAAGATGCTAATTTTTTCTAGTCATTCAGTGTAAACATCGTTGGGAGACTCTCAGAAATAGATATTCCAAAAGCTCTAAACTTCTTCAGGTGGCAGCGTCAGAAACATTTATTGATGAGAGTCCAGCCACTTGCTCATTTCCATATAATGCAGAAATGGAATTCATGCTTGAACACATCAAAAGAAGAAGACcaagaaaaatgtttgaattcttaaaaaattcatCGCACAGAACTACTGCTGATCAAAAGTTTTGACTGGATGGGCATAATTTGTCCAAAATTCTTTAATTCTATAATAATATATACAGGAAAAGATATTAATTTCTATAtagatttcaaatatatgaagTTCATTAAGCTTTATGTTAcgcataaaaagttacgagcctaaaaaATTGCCTAATTCtcaaaaaggggagaaacacccctgAAAGTCTAGacaccttaatgaaaatcacatcataagATTCaatatatcagagaaccccaccgTACGGTTTCAAACTTctatgtaaaaaatatatttatttcgtATTTTCCGCCAGAAGTAATTGCCTTTAAGCGTATTtctcccagggatgatcgtatcgaatcaGTGATCCTAAAAGATCGAGAGGGGGCTTATTTTATCGGGAACCAAAAGttattgtgccctttttaactgaccaaaaagattggagagcaactaggccccctcccttgctccttttcccccaaagacatctgatcaaaattttgagttggcCATTTGATTGAGCATAGTTAAAAA
Above is a genomic segment from Artemia franciscana chromosome 15, ASM3288406v1, whole genome shotgun sequence containing:
- the LOC136036040 gene encoding serine/threonine-protein phosphatase 6 regulatory ankyrin repeat subunit A-like codes for the protein MSIPFERSLYLAASKGNTRTVECLLKSGTDVNIRNSYGETPLYLAALEGHTETVECLIQSGADVNIRNNDGETPLYLAAWSGNTQTVEWVLKSGADLNIKNEKGASPLHVAARKGNTQTVECLLKSGADLNIKNEKGASPLHVAARKGHTQTVECLLKAGTDVNIRNNYGETPLYLAGRKGHTETVECLIQSGIDVNIGNNDGETPLSLAAWSGNTQTVECLLKSGADLNIKNEKGPSPLHVAAWKGHTQTVECLLKSGTDVNIRNNYGNTPLHLVALEGNTETVERLIQSGIDVNIGNNDGETPLYLAAWSGNTQTVECLLKSGADLNIKNEKGASPLHVAARKGHTQTVECLLKSGADINIKNEKGASPLHVAARKGHTQTVECLLKSGTDVNIRNNYGETPLYLAARKGHTETVECLVQSGIDVNMGNNDGETPLSLAAWSGNTQTVECLLKSGADLNIKNEKGASPLHFAARKGHTQTVECLLKSGTDVNIRNNYGNTPLHLAALEGHTQTVECLLKSGADLNINNEKCASPLHVAALKGHTQTVECLLKSGTDVNIRNNYGNTPLHLAALEGNTETVECLLKSGADLNIKNEKGASPLHAAAWKGHTQTVECLLKSGTDVNIRNNYGNTPLHLAALEGNTQTVECLLKSGADLNIRNNYGDTPLHLAALEGRTETVECLLKSGADLNIKNEKGASPLHVAAWKGHTQTVECLLKSGTDVNIRNNYGDTPLHFAALEGNTETVERLIQSGINVNIGNNDGETPLYLAAWSGNTQTVECLLKSGAEMKIEIFWCKKTV